In Citrus sinensis cultivar Valencia sweet orange chromosome 4, DVS_A1.0, whole genome shotgun sequence, one DNA window encodes the following:
- the LOC102628863 gene encoding alpha-soluble NSF attachment protein 2 isoform X2, translating to MGDQIARAEEFEKKAEKKLNGWGLFGSKYEDAADLFDKAANSFKLAKSWDKAGATYVKLANCHLKLESKHEAAQAYVDAAHCYKKTSSNEAISCLEQAVNMFCDIGRLSMAARYYKEIAELYESEHNIEQTIVFFEKAADMFQNEEVTTSANQCKQKVAQYAAELEQYHKSIEIYEEIARQSLNNNLLKYGVKGHLLNAGICQLCKGDVVAITNALERYQDIAASMDEEDIAKFTDVVKEFDSMTPLDPWKTTLLLRVKEKLKAKELEEDDLT from the exons ATGGGCGATCAGATTGCTCGAGCCGAGGAATTCGAGAAAAAAGCGGAGAAAAAGCTTAATGGTTGGGGTTTATTCGGCTCCAAGTACGAAGACGCCGCCGATCTCTTCGATAAAGCCGCCAATTCCTTCAAGCTCGCCAAATCat GGGATAAAGCTGGAGCAACTTATGTTAAGTTGGCAAACTGTCATTTAAAG TTGGAAAGCAAACATGAAGCTGCTCAAGCTTATGTTGATGCTGCCCACTGCTATAAGAAAACATCTTCAAATG AGGCCATATCTTGCTTAGAACAGGCTGTAAATATGTTTTGTGACATTGGAAGGCTCAGTATGGCTGCAAGATATTATAAG gAAATTGCTGAGCTGTATGAATCTGAGCACAACATTGAACAGACTATTGTTTTCTTTGAGAAGGCAGCTGATATGTTCCAAAATGAAGAAGTAACAACTTCTGCTAACCAGTGCAAGCAGAAAGTTGCACAATATGCTGCTGAATTGGAACA ATATCACAAGTCAATTGAGATTTATGAAGAGATTGCTAGGCAGTCTCTCAACAACAACTTGTTGAAATATGGAGTGAAAGGACATCTTCTTAATGCTGGCATATGCCAACTTTGCAAGGGTGATGTTGTTGCAATTACCAACGCATTGGAGCGATACCAG GACATTGCTGCGTCCATGGATGAGGAAGACATTGCGAAGTTTACAGATGTTGTTAAGGAGTTTGATAGCATGACACCTCTG GATCCATGGAAGACGACCCTTCTGTTGAGAGTGAAGGAAAAGCTGAAGGCCAAAGAGTTGGAGGAGGACGATCTTacctaa
- the LOC102628863 gene encoding alpha-soluble NSF attachment protein 2 isoform X1, with product MGDQIARAEEFEKKAEKKLNGWGLFGSKYEDAADLFDKAANSFKLAKSWDKAGATYVKLANCHLKLESKHEAAQAYVDAAHCYKKTSSNEAISCLEQAVNMFCDIGRLSMAARYYKEIAELYESEHNIEQTIVFFEKAADMFQNEEVTTSANQCKQKVAQYAAELEQYHKSIEIYEEIARQSLNNNLLKYGVKGHLLNAGICQLCKGDVVAITNALERYQDMDPTFSGTREYRLLSDIAASMDEEDIAKFTDVVKEFDSMTPLDPWKTTLLLRVKEKLKAKELEEDDLT from the exons ATGGGCGATCAGATTGCTCGAGCCGAGGAATTCGAGAAAAAAGCGGAGAAAAAGCTTAATGGTTGGGGTTTATTCGGCTCCAAGTACGAAGACGCCGCCGATCTCTTCGATAAAGCCGCCAATTCCTTCAAGCTCGCCAAATCat GGGATAAAGCTGGAGCAACTTATGTTAAGTTGGCAAACTGTCATTTAAAG TTGGAAAGCAAACATGAAGCTGCTCAAGCTTATGTTGATGCTGCCCACTGCTATAAGAAAACATCTTCAAATG AGGCCATATCTTGCTTAGAACAGGCTGTAAATATGTTTTGTGACATTGGAAGGCTCAGTATGGCTGCAAGATATTATAAG gAAATTGCTGAGCTGTATGAATCTGAGCACAACATTGAACAGACTATTGTTTTCTTTGAGAAGGCAGCTGATATGTTCCAAAATGAAGAAGTAACAACTTCTGCTAACCAGTGCAAGCAGAAAGTTGCACAATATGCTGCTGAATTGGAACA ATATCACAAGTCAATTGAGATTTATGAAGAGATTGCTAGGCAGTCTCTCAACAACAACTTGTTGAAATATGGAGTGAAAGGACATCTTCTTAATGCTGGCATATGCCAACTTTGCAAGGGTGATGTTGTTGCAATTACCAACGCATTGGAGCGATACCAG GACATGGATCCTACCTTTTCTGGAACACGTGAATACAGACTATTGTCG GACATTGCTGCGTCCATGGATGAGGAAGACATTGCGAAGTTTACAGATGTTGTTAAGGAGTTTGATAGCATGACACCTCTG GATCCATGGAAGACGACCCTTCTGTTGAGAGTGAAGGAAAAGCTGAAGGCCAAAGAGTTGGAGGAGGACGATCTTacctaa